The following coding sequences lie in one Pseudomonas sp. SL4(2022) genomic window:
- a CDS encoding LysR family transcriptional regulator, which yields MRRKIPSTAALIAFESAARHQSFTKAAQELSLTQGAVCRQIAALEAFLNIELFRRSRRGVLLTEAGQSYARRVAGQLDAVERDTLAVMGQQGAMSIELAVVPTFGTQWLLPRLKDFQRLHPEITVNLTNRTRPFLFADTEFDAAVYFGDGDWSGTQAHLLMGENPMPVCSPSLLGGQAALSAEQIANLPLLQQTTRPYAWRQWFNAQGVSTVRDMTGPRYELFSMLAQAAMHEMGVALIPPFLIRRELDEGRLVIAVPLSLPTDKAYYLMIPERKLESAALLLLRDWLVREAHAYALVHGLK from the coding sequence ATGCGCCGCAAGATTCCCAGCACCGCCGCCCTTATCGCGTTCGAGTCTGCTGCTCGGCACCAGAGTTTCACCAAAGCGGCGCAGGAACTGAGCCTGACTCAGGGCGCAGTGTGCCGGCAGATAGCCGCGCTGGAGGCCTTCCTTAATATCGAGTTGTTCCGCCGTTCGCGCCGTGGCGTGCTGCTGACGGAGGCCGGGCAATCCTACGCGCGGCGGGTGGCCGGACAGCTTGATGCCGTGGAGCGCGACACCCTGGCGGTGATGGGCCAGCAGGGCGCGATGAGTATCGAACTGGCGGTGGTGCCGACCTTTGGTACGCAGTGGTTGCTACCGCGCTTGAAGGATTTTCAGCGCCTGCACCCGGAGATCACGGTCAACCTGACCAACCGCACGCGGCCCTTTCTGTTTGCCGATACCGAGTTCGACGCGGCGGTGTACTTCGGCGATGGCGACTGGTCCGGTACCCAGGCCCATCTACTGATGGGCGAAAACCCGATGCCGGTGTGCAGCCCTTCGTTGCTGGGCGGCCAGGCGGCGCTCAGTGCCGAGCAGATCGCCAACCTGCCGCTGTTACAGCAGACCACGCGGCCTTACGCTTGGCGTCAGTGGTTCAATGCCCAGGGGGTGAGTACCGTGCGAGACATGACCGGGCCGCGTTATGAGCTGTTCTCCATGTTGGCCCAGGCGGCCATGCACGAAATGGGCGTTGCACTGATTCCGCCGTTTCTGATTCGCCGTGAGTTGGATGAGGGACGGCTGGTGATTGCTGTGCCGTTGAGCCTGCCGACCGACAAGGCGTATTACCTGATGATTCCCGAGCGCAAGTTGGAATCGGCGGCACTGTTGTTGCTGCGCGACTGGCTGGTGCGCGAGGCGCATGCCTATGCCCTGGTCCATGGCTTGAAATAG
- a CDS encoding acyl-CoA dehydrogenase yields MAKASFNWIDPLLLDQQLTEEERMVRDSAQQFAADKLAPRVLEAFRHEQTDPKIFREMGDTGLLGATIPAEYGGSGLNYVCYGLIAREVERIDSGYRSMMSVQSSLVMVPIFEFGNEATKQKYLPKLASGEYIGCFGLTEPDHGSDPGSMITRAKKVDGGYRLTGAKMWITNSPIADVFVVWAKDDAGEIRGFVLEKGWQGLSTPAIHGKVGLRASITGEIVMDNVFCPEENAFPDVRGLKGPFTCLNSARYGISWGALGAAEFCWHTARQYTLDRKQFGRPLAQTQLIQKKLADMQTEITLALQGCLRLGRMKDEGTAAVEITSIMKRNSCGKALDIARLARDMMGGNGISDEYGVARHLVNLEVVNTYEGTHDVHALILGRAQTGLQAFF; encoded by the coding sequence ATGGCCAAGGCAAGCTTCAACTGGATCGACCCGCTGCTGCTCGATCAGCAACTGACCGAAGAAGAGCGCATGGTGCGTGACAGCGCCCAGCAGTTTGCCGCCGACAAGCTGGCCCCGCGCGTACTTGAAGCCTTCCGCCACGAGCAGACCGACCCGAAAATTTTCCGCGAGATGGGCGACACCGGCCTGCTCGGCGCCACTATTCCCGCCGAATACGGCGGCAGCGGCCTGAACTACGTGTGCTACGGCCTGATCGCCCGCGAAGTCGAGCGCATCGACTCCGGCTACCGCTCGATGATGAGCGTGCAGTCCTCCTTGGTGATGGTGCCGATCTTCGAGTTCGGCAACGAAGCGACCAAGCAGAAGTACCTGCCCAAACTGGCCAGCGGCGAATATATCGGCTGCTTCGGCCTCACCGAGCCGGATCACGGCTCCGACCCTGGTTCGATGATCACCCGCGCGAAGAAAGTCGACGGCGGCTACCGCCTGACCGGCGCGAAGATGTGGATCACCAACAGCCCGATCGCCGATGTGTTTGTGGTCTGGGCCAAGGATGATGCCGGCGAGATTCGCGGCTTTGTCCTGGAAAAAGGCTGGCAAGGCCTTAGCACCCCGGCGATTCACGGCAAGGTCGGCCTGCGCGCGTCGATCACCGGTGAAATCGTCATGGACAACGTGTTCTGCCCGGAAGAAAACGCCTTCCCCGACGTGCGCGGCCTGAAAGGCCCGTTCACCTGCCTCAACTCGGCCCGTTACGGCATCAGCTGGGGCGCGCTGGGTGCGGCCGAGTTCTGCTGGCACACCGCGCGTCAGTACACCCTCGACCGCAAACAATTCGGTCGCCCGCTGGCGCAAACCCAGCTGATTCAGAAGAAACTCGCCGACATGCAGACCGAGATCACCCTGGCCCTGCAAGGTTGCTTGCGCCTCGGCCGGATGAAGGACGAAGGCACCGCGGCGGTGGAAATCACCTCGATCATGAAGCGCAACAGCTGCGGCAAGGCGCTGGATATCGCGCGCCTGGCCCGCGACATGATGGGCGGCAACGGCATCAGCGACGAGTACGGCGTGGCCCGTCATCTGGTCAATCTGGAAGTGGTCAACACCTATGAAGGCACCCACGACGTGCATGCGCTGATCCTCGGCAGGGCTCAGACCGGACTGCAGGCGTTCTTTTGA
- a CDS encoding CaiB/BaiF CoA transferase family protein encodes MPGALSHIRVLDLSRVLAGPWAGQILGDLGAEVIKVERPGSGDDTRHWGPPYVKDANGHDSREAAYFQSANRNKQSVTLDFTQPEGQRLVRELVQNCDVLLENFKVGGLAAYGLDYASLKALNPRLIYCSITGFGQDGPYAKRAGYDFMIQGLGGLMSLTGKPDGEEGAGPIKVGVALTDILTGLYATVGVLAALNQREQSGLGQHIDVALLDVQVACLANQAMNYLNTGVAPKRLGNAHPNIVPYQDFPSADGNFIIAVGNDGQFRKLCEVAGLTALADDPRFSTNKARVAHRAELIPLLRQATVFKTTAEWVTLLETAGVPCGPINDLAQVFADPHVQARGLRLDLPNSLGSTTPQVASPLRLSETPVEYRNAPPLLGEHTEQVLTRHLGLSAEQITALREAGVL; translated from the coding sequence ATGCCCGGCGCCCTATCGCATATCCGCGTACTCGACCTGTCCCGCGTACTCGCCGGCCCCTGGGCTGGGCAGATTCTTGGTGACCTCGGGGCTGAGGTGATCAAGGTCGAACGTCCCGGTTCAGGTGACGACACCCGCCACTGGGGGCCGCCCTATGTGAAAGATGCCAACGGCCATGACTCGCGCGAAGCGGCGTATTTCCAGAGCGCCAACCGCAACAAACAATCGGTGACGCTGGATTTCACCCAACCCGAAGGCCAGCGTTTGGTGCGCGAGTTGGTGCAGAACTGCGATGTGCTGCTGGAGAACTTCAAGGTCGGCGGCCTGGCGGCTTACGGCCTCGACTACGCCTCGTTGAAAGCGCTTAATCCACGGCTTATTTATTGCTCGATCACCGGCTTTGGCCAGGACGGTCCTTACGCCAAACGTGCCGGTTACGACTTTATGATTCAGGGCCTCGGCGGGCTGATGAGCCTGACCGGCAAGCCCGACGGCGAGGAGGGTGCCGGCCCCATCAAGGTCGGCGTCGCCCTCACCGATATTCTCACCGGCCTGTATGCCACGGTCGGCGTGTTGGCCGCGCTCAACCAGCGCGAACAGTCCGGCCTCGGCCAGCATATCGACGTGGCCTTGCTGGATGTGCAGGTGGCTTGCCTGGCCAATCAGGCGATGAATTACCTCAACACCGGCGTCGCGCCCAAGCGCCTGGGCAATGCCCATCCCAACATCGTCCCCTATCAGGATTTCCCCTCGGCCGATGGCAACTTCATCATCGCCGTGGGCAACGATGGGCAGTTCCGCAAGCTGTGCGAGGTCGCTGGCCTGACGGCGTTGGCCGATGACCCGCGCTTTTCTACCAACAAGGCACGCGTCGCCCATCGCGCCGAGCTGATCCCGCTGCTGCGCCAAGCCACGGTGTTTAAAACCACCGCCGAATGGGTGACACTGCTGGAAACTGCCGGCGTGCCCTGCGGGCCGATCAACGATTTGGCGCAGGTGTTTGCCGACCCCCACGTGCAAGCGCGCGGCCTGCGCCTCGACCTGCCCAACAGTCTGGGCAGCACCACGCCTCAAGTTGCCAGCCCGCTGCGCCTGTCCGAAACCCCGGTGGAATACCGCAACGCACCACCGCTGCTCGGTGAACACACCGAGCAGGTACTCACCCGCCACCTGGGTCTAAGCGCAGAGCAGATCACCGCCTTACGTGAAGCTGGGGTGCTGTAG
- a CDS encoding NnrS family protein gives MQLRDRQQELAVAPLWRLGFRPFFLGGALFAVLAIGLWAAALLGYLPGWQPVGGSLVWHRHELPFGFAVAIIAGFLLTAVQNWTGRPGLSGWPLAALFGLWLLARLAWLFGAPLPLLLALQLPFLPLLALLLGRQLWQVRQWRNYPLVAVVLLMAGCEWLLLYGLALGDDDLQRRGALAGLLLIAALVSIIGGRVIPFFTQRGLNRAEPAAPRPRLDLLVLVLSLSQALLFASGLAVQTSLWLLPLLLALVALHGLRLWHWYDAGIWRVPLLWSLHLAYAWLPLALLALAAWHAGWLSNASLAYHALALGTVGGAILAMLARVSLGHTGRPLQPPVAMGWAFASLQLAVVARVLLVPFAPDAGLELSSLLWIAAFALFVRHYALMFCTARVDGQPG, from the coding sequence GTGCAGTTGCGTGATCGCCAGCAGGAACTGGCCGTTGCGCCACTGTGGCGGCTGGGTTTTCGCCCGTTCTTTCTCGGTGGCGCGCTGTTTGCCGTGCTGGCAATCGGTCTGTGGGCGGCGGCATTACTGGGTTATCTGCCAGGTTGGCAGCCGGTGGGCGGTAGCTTGGTTTGGCATCGGCATGAACTGCCGTTCGGTTTTGCAGTGGCGATCATTGCCGGCTTTCTGCTCACCGCCGTGCAGAACTGGACGGGGCGGCCAGGCCTGAGCGGTTGGCCGCTGGCGGCGCTGTTCGGCTTGTGGTTACTGGCGCGACTGGCCTGGCTGTTCGGTGCGCCGTTGCCACTTTTGCTGGCGCTGCAACTGCCCTTTCTACCGCTGCTGGCGTTGTTGCTTGGACGGCAGCTGTGGCAGGTACGCCAGTGGCGCAACTACCCGCTGGTGGCCGTGGTGTTGCTGATGGCCGGCTGCGAGTGGCTGCTGCTGTATGGCCTGGCGCTGGGTGATGACGATTTGCAGCGGCGCGGTGCATTGGCCGGGTTGTTGCTGATTGCTGCGCTGGTGAGCATTATCGGTGGGCGGGTGATTCCGTTCTTTACCCAGCGTGGCCTTAACCGAGCGGAGCCTGCTGCACCGCGGCCGCGCCTGGATCTGCTGGTGCTGGTGTTGTCGCTAAGCCAAGCGCTGCTGTTTGCCAGTGGCTTGGCCGTGCAAACGTCGCTATGGCTGCTGCCGCTGTTGCTGGCTCTGGTTGCGCTGCATGGTTTGCGCCTGTGGCACTGGTATGACGCCGGGATCTGGCGCGTACCGCTGCTGTGGTCATTGCACCTGGCCTATGCCTGGTTGCCGCTGGCGTTACTGGCCCTGGCGGCCTGGCATGCCGGCTGGCTGAGCAACGCCAGCTTGGCCTACCACGCCTTGGCGCTGGGTACGGTCGGCGGGGCGATTCTGGCGATGCTGGCGCGGGTCAGCCTCGGGCATACCGGTCGGCCGTTGCAGCCGCCGGTCGCGATGGGCTGGGCGTTTGCCAGTCTGCAGCTGGCGGTTGTGGCACGGGTGCTGCTGGTGCCGTTCGCACCGGATGCAGGGCTGGAGCTGTCCAGCTTACTGTGGATCGCGGCCTTTGCCCTGTTTGTGCGCCACTACGCGTTGATGTTCTGCACCGCGCGGGTGGATGGGCAGCCGGGTTAG
- the hmpA gene encoding NO-inducible flavohemoprotein encodes MLTPAQTALIKATVPLLESGGEALTRHFYQMMLSEYPEVRALFNQAHQASGGQQRALANAVLMYARHIDRLEALGPLVGQIVNKHVSLQILPEHYPIVGSCLLRAIREVLGEEIATDAVIEAWAVAYGQLANILIGAEEAAYSANANAEGGWRGARSFRLSRKVQESEEIVSLYLVPADGGALAAFQPGQYIGLRLLLDGGEQRRNYSLSALSNGREYRISVKREAGGKVSNYLHDQLQVGDSLELFAPAGNFVLRESAKPLVLITAGVGITPALSMLEAARDTGRDIHFIHCARHAGVHAFRDWVEAQRAERPQLRHYVCYSEPRAGDQGDAEGLLSLEQLAQWLPEQRDLDAYFLGPKPFMAQVKRHLHSLGVPAAQSHYEFFGPASALDS; translated from the coding sequence ATGTTGACCCCTGCCCAAACCGCCCTGATCAAAGCCACCGTACCGCTGCTGGAAAGCGGCGGTGAGGCCCTGACCCGGCACTTCTACCAGATGATGCTGAGCGAGTACCCCGAGGTGCGCGCGCTGTTCAATCAGGCGCACCAGGCCAGCGGCGGCCAACAGCGTGCCCTGGCCAATGCGGTGCTGATGTACGCCCGGCATATCGACCGGTTGGAGGCGTTGGGGCCGCTGGTCGGACAGATCGTCAACAAACATGTGTCGCTGCAGATCCTGCCCGAGCATTACCCGATTGTCGGCAGCTGCCTGCTGCGGGCGATTCGTGAAGTGCTCGGTGAAGAGATTGCCACCGATGCGGTGATCGAGGCCTGGGCCGTGGCGTATGGGCAACTGGCGAACATCCTGATTGGCGCTGAAGAGGCCGCTTACAGTGCCAACGCCAATGCCGAGGGTGGCTGGCGCGGGGCACGCAGTTTCCGCTTGAGCCGCAAGGTGCAGGAGAGCGAGGAGATCGTTTCGCTGTACCTGGTGCCGGCCGACGGTGGCGCGTTGGCGGCATTCCAGCCCGGCCAGTACATCGGCCTGCGCCTGCTGCTGGACGGTGGCGAGCAGCGTCGCAACTACTCGCTGTCGGCCCTGAGCAATGGCCGCGAGTACCGCATCAGCGTCAAGCGTGAGGCGGGCGGCAAAGTCTCCAATTACCTGCATGACCAGCTGCAAGTCGGCGACAGCCTGGAGCTGTTCGCGCCGGCAGGGAATTTCGTCCTGCGCGAGTCGGCCAAGCCGCTGGTGCTGATCACCGCCGGTGTCGGCATCACCCCAGCGCTGAGCATGCTGGAGGCGGCGCGCGACACGGGCCGCGATATCCACTTTATCCACTGCGCCCGCCATGCCGGCGTGCACGCCTTCCGTGACTGGGTTGAGGCGCAGCGTGCTGAGCGTCCACAGCTGCGCCATTACGTGTGCTACAGCGAGCCGCGTGCGGGCGATCAGGGTGATGCTGAAGGCTTGCTCAGCCTGGAGCAGCTGGCGCAATGGCTGCCTGAGCAGCGCGATCTGGATGCCTACTTCCTCGGCCCCAAGCCGTTTATGGCGCAGGTCAAACGGCATCTGCACAGCCTCGGCGTACCGGCGGCGCAGAGCCATTACGAGTTCTTTGGTCCGGCCAGCGCGCTGGACAGTTAA
- the norR gene encoding nitric oxide reductase transcriptional regulator NorR — MTANPLLTALIPLVADLSRELPEAERYRRLLNALRQLLPCDAVALLKLDGDVLIPLAVEGLSADTLGRRFKLDEQPRLQALLAQRGPTRFATDCEMPDPYDGLVDGHRGHLPVHDCLGCPLYVQDQPWGLLTLDSLDPASFGRVDLDNLQAFASLAAATVMASERINALLQRAEDQHQLAEAYKQAAVQQRPRELIGQSAVHKRLAAEIALVGNSELSVLISGETGVGKELVAEALHAASPRAAKPLISLNCAALPDNLVESELFGHVRGAFTGAHNERRGKFELADGGSLFLDEIGELPLAAQAKLLRVLQSGQLQRVGADQEQRVNVRVLAASNRDLAEEVRAGRFRADLYHRLSVYPLKVPALRERGRDALLLAGYFLEENRARLGLRSLRLTAEAQASLLAYNWPGNVRELEHLIGRAALKALAGCSERPRILSIDSTHLDLPSSQPTAAPATQRTAEPYSQLPLREAIDAYQKQLISQALERHQHTWAAAARELGIDRANLIRLAKRLGLENG, encoded by the coding sequence ATGACAGCAAATCCACTGCTTACCGCCCTGATTCCCCTGGTCGCCGATCTGTCCCGCGAACTGCCAGAAGCCGAGCGCTATCGCCGCCTGCTGAACGCGCTGCGGCAGCTGCTGCCGTGCGACGCCGTGGCGCTGCTCAAGCTCGACGGCGATGTGCTGATTCCGCTGGCCGTTGAAGGGCTGAGCGCCGACACCCTTGGCCGGCGCTTCAAGCTCGACGAACAGCCGCGCCTGCAGGCCCTGCTGGCGCAACGCGGGCCGACCCGCTTTGCCACTGACTGCGAGATGCCCGACCCCTATGACGGCCTGGTCGACGGCCATCGCGGCCACTTGCCCGTGCATGACTGCCTCGGCTGTCCATTGTATGTACAGGACCAGCCCTGGGGTCTGCTGACCCTCGACTCGCTCGATCCGGCGAGCTTCGGCCGGGTCGATCTCGACAACCTGCAGGCTTTCGCCAGCCTGGCCGCTGCTACCGTGATGGCCAGCGAACGGATCAACGCACTGCTGCAACGCGCCGAGGATCAGCACCAGTTGGCCGAGGCTTACAAGCAGGCCGCCGTCCAGCAACGCCCGCGCGAACTGATCGGCCAGAGCGCTGTGCACAAGCGCCTGGCAGCGGAGATTGCGCTGGTCGGCAACAGTGAACTGAGCGTGCTGATCAGCGGTGAAACTGGGGTCGGTAAAGAGCTGGTTGCCGAAGCCCTGCACGCCGCATCCCCACGCGCAGCAAAGCCGCTGATCAGCCTCAACTGCGCGGCGCTGCCCGATAACCTGGTGGAAAGCGAACTGTTCGGCCATGTACGCGGGGCCTTTACCGGCGCGCACAACGAGCGTCGCGGCAAGTTCGAACTGGCCGATGGCGGCAGCCTGTTTCTCGATGAAATCGGTGAACTACCGCTGGCTGCGCAAGCCAAGCTGCTGCGCGTATTGCAAAGCGGCCAGCTGCAACGGGTCGGTGCCGACCAGGAGCAGCGGGTCAATGTGCGCGTACTGGCCGCCAGCAACCGCGACCTGGCCGAGGAAGTGCGCGCCGGGCGTTTTCGCGCCGACCTGTATCACCGCCTCAGCGTCTACCCGCTGAAAGTCCCGGCGCTGCGCGAACGCGGCCGTGATGCACTGCTGCTGGCCGGCTACTTCCTCGAAGAAAACCGCGCCCGCCTGGGCTTACGCAGCCTGCGTCTGACGGCCGAAGCCCAGGCCAGCCTGCTGGCGTACAACTGGCCGGGCAACGTGCGCGAACTCGAGCACCTGATCGGCCGCGCCGCACTCAAGGCACTGGCAGGCTGCAGCGAACGCCCACGCATTCTCAGCATCGACAGCACCCACCTGGATTTGCCGAGCAGCCAGCCAACAGCAGCACCTGCGACTCAACGCACAGCAGAGCCATACAGCCAACTGCCACTGCGCGAAGCCATCGACGCCTACCAGAAACAACTGATCAGCCAAGCGCTGGAGCGCCATCAACACACATGGGCCGCCGCCGCCCGCGAACTGGGCATCGACCGCGCCAACCTGATCCGCCTGGCCAAGCGCCTGGGGTTGGAAAATGGCTGA
- a CDS encoding HD-GYP domain-containing protein — MAADTHTDRIKVEAAQLTIGMYVVELDRPWTDTSFLFQGFRIRQQQEIRLLQEACRYVWVDASRSIGMLSQLTENLAQPDNLQPVIAKVEFNLEIQQAAPTWHAAREESLRILQAIKMGQELDVGAVKAVIKDCVESILRNPAAMLWLARIKNSDDYTAEHSLRVSILSIALGKELGLPAYQLEQIGVCGMLHDVGKIKVPSEILNKPGALTHDELRIMQSHAAEGRKLLMSNQQITPATVDVAYSHHERLDGKGYPRGLDASKIPYFAKIIAVADSYDAINSDRIYSKGKSSLESLRILFDATNSHFDEEIVGCFIRLIGIYPPGEIVELNTGEVGIIIGCAPGNKLKPRVIRVLDAEKQPCKESIIDLTQTVRDAAGKPYRIREVHSSGAFGIDIEAYRRKGLMIPDNL; from the coding sequence ATGGCTGCTGACACCCATACAGATCGCATCAAAGTCGAGGCAGCGCAGCTGACCATCGGCATGTATGTGGTGGAGCTGGATCGGCCATGGACGGACACATCCTTTCTCTTTCAGGGCTTCCGCATACGTCAGCAGCAGGAAATCCGCCTGTTACAAGAAGCCTGCCGCTATGTCTGGGTCGATGCGAGCCGCTCAATCGGAATGCTCAGTCAGCTGACAGAGAACCTGGCGCAGCCCGACAACCTGCAACCGGTGATTGCCAAGGTCGAATTCAACCTGGAAATACAGCAGGCCGCCCCCACCTGGCATGCAGCTCGTGAGGAATCGCTGCGTATCCTGCAAGCCATAAAAATGGGGCAGGAGCTGGATGTCGGTGCCGTCAAGGCGGTGATCAAGGACTGTGTCGAAAGCATTCTGCGCAACCCGGCGGCCATGCTCTGGCTGGCGCGCATCAAGAACAGTGATGATTACACCGCCGAGCACTCACTGCGGGTTTCCATCCTGTCGATTGCTCTGGGTAAAGAACTCGGCCTGCCGGCATATCAACTGGAGCAGATCGGCGTCTGCGGCATGCTCCACGATGTCGGCAAGATCAAGGTACCCAGCGAGATTCTCAACAAACCCGGCGCGCTAACCCACGATGAACTGCGCATCATGCAGAGCCATGCGGCTGAAGGACGCAAGCTGTTGATGAGCAATCAGCAGATCACCCCAGCCACTGTCGACGTGGCTTACTCGCATCACGAGCGCCTCGATGGCAAGGGCTACCCGCGCGGCCTGGATGCCAGCAAAATCCCTTACTTTGCCAAGATCATCGCCGTTGCCGACAGCTATGACGCGATCAACAGTGATCGCATTTACAGCAAAGGCAAATCCAGCCTGGAGTCGTTACGCATACTGTTTGATGCCACCAACAGCCATTTCGATGAAGAAATCGTCGGCTGTTTCATTCGTTTGATCGGCATCTATCCACCGGGTGAAATTGTCGAACTGAACACCGGTGAGGTCGGCATCATTATTGGCTGCGCGCCCGGCAATAAGCTCAAGCCCAGGGTGATACGGGTGCTGGATGCAGAAAAGCAGCCCTGCAAGGAAAGCATCATCGACCTTACCCAGACTGTTCGGGATGCAGCGGGAAAGCCCTATCGAATTCGCGAGGTACACAGCAGCGGAGCCTTTGGCATTGATATTGAAGCCTATCGACGCAAAGGTCTGATGATCCCTGACAACCTCTGA
- a CDS encoding DUF4410 domain-containing protein, with product MSKILPAVFAVLLPIMATAAEPQKTFYLSPFAVESPNDKQQREHAAQLDDALKQALLARQIKVQPLNDQAALPDSGWLIQGQVSSQAGRRLVRTAVGFGAGASAVEAQVWISDLAAGEVQQLTAQDRSGRLPGALLTRNPQLAAAKFLLERRALNRNIDEVAGELADDISRSLSQTP from the coding sequence ATGTCCAAGATCCTGCCCGCTGTATTCGCCGTGTTGTTGCCGATCATGGCCACCGCCGCTGAACCTCAGAAAACCTTCTACCTGAGCCCTTTCGCTGTGGAGAGCCCAAACGACAAGCAACAGCGTGAACACGCGGCACAGCTGGACGACGCCTTGAAACAGGCCCTGCTGGCCCGCCAGATTAAGGTGCAGCCGCTCAATGACCAGGCGGCCTTGCCTGACAGCGGCTGGCTGATTCAAGGGCAGGTGTCGAGCCAGGCCGGCCGACGCCTGGTGCGCACAGCGGTTGGCTTTGGCGCAGGCGCCAGTGCTGTCGAGGCACAGGTGTGGATCAGTGATCTGGCGGCCGGAGAGGTGCAGCAACTGACCGCCCAGGACCGCTCCGGGCGTCTGCCTGGGGCGCTGCTCACCCGCAACCCTCAACTCGCAGCAGCCAAATTTCTCCTGGAGCGCCGGGCGCTGAATCGCAACATCGATGAAGTGGCCGGGGAACTGGCGGATGACATCAGCCGCTCACTGTCCCAAACACCCTAA
- the wecB gene encoding non-hydrolyzing UDP-N-acetylglucosamine 2-epimerase yields the protein MHLVFVLGTRPEIIKLSSLISACIREGIHYTLIHTNQHYAASMDSVFFDELELPRAHFNLGVGSETATAQLARMMMGIEPLLQTLQPDYVVVQGDTNSSLAGGLAANKLNIPVAHVEAGLRSYDKTMPEEVNRILLDHLSSFWFCPSALQQRLLAKEGIQGPHVHVTGNTGNDATLRHARRAEQHSTIHSTLDLQPGRYLLLTCHRPGNTDDLGHFARLMTAVQRLADSLERTVVFPVHPRLGHQHQQIIGGQARIKAIDPVTYLDLLALLQGAQLVLTDSGGLQEEACVLQRPCLVLRANTERPESLESGAARLAPVTTEYSLVEAEQSLRRVAINWSNPFGDGQASQRILQVLAAHAVQKREVALPEPVSR from the coding sequence ATGCATCTGGTATTTGTACTGGGTACACGCCCGGAAATAATCAAACTGTCGTCGTTGATCAGTGCCTGTATTCGCGAGGGCATTCACTACACGCTGATTCACACCAATCAGCACTATGCGGCGTCAATGGACAGCGTGTTCTTCGACGAACTTGAACTACCTCGCGCGCATTTCAACCTTGGGGTCGGTTCTGAGACGGCTACGGCGCAACTGGCCCGGATGATGATGGGCATAGAGCCGCTATTGCAGACCTTGCAGCCAGACTATGTGGTGGTGCAAGGGGACACCAACAGTTCACTGGCCGGTGGGCTGGCTGCCAACAAATTGAATATTCCGGTTGCGCATGTGGAGGCCGGGTTGCGTAGCTATGATAAAACCATGCCTGAGGAAGTGAACCGGATATTGCTGGATCACCTGTCCAGCTTCTGGTTCTGCCCCTCTGCGTTGCAGCAGCGCTTGCTGGCCAAGGAGGGGATCCAGGGGCCGCATGTTCATGTAACGGGAAATACTGGCAACGACGCGACCTTGCGCCATGCCCGGCGCGCCGAACAGCATTCGACCATTCATTCGACACTCGACCTGCAGCCAGGCCGCTATCTGCTGCTGACCTGCCATCGGCCGGGCAACACGGATGATCTTGGGCACTTTGCGCGGTTGATGACAGCCGTACAGCGCCTGGCCGACAGCCTGGAGCGTACAGTGGTTTTCCCTGTCCATCCCAGACTCGGCCATCAGCATCAACAGATCATTGGTGGCCAGGCGCGCATCAAAGCCATCGACCCGGTGACCTACCTTGACCTGCTTGCCTTGTTGCAGGGCGCCCAACTTGTGTTGACAGACAGTGGTGGCCTGCAGGAAGAGGCCTGCGTGCTACAGCGGCCCTGCCTGGTGTTGCGGGCGAATACCGAGCGTCCGGAAAGCCTGGAAAGTGGCGCCGCTCGGCTCGCTCCGGTCACGACGGAGTACAGCCTGGTCGAGGCTGAGCAAAGCCTGCGCCGAGTGGCCATCAATTGGAGTAATCCATTTGGCGACGGTCAGGCCAGTCAACGGATTCTCCAGGTGCTGGCAGCACATGCCGTGCAGAAGCGCGAGGTGGCGCTACCTGAGCCTGTTAGCCGCTGA